A region from the Azospirillum thermophilum genome encodes:
- a CDS encoding class I SAM-dependent methyltransferase has protein sequence MRKDLHEANRLSWNAATVAHNSHKGDQAAFFRNGGSTLFPEEVELLGEIRGLSLLHLQCNSGQDSLSLARLGADVTGVDISDEAIAFARRLSHESGIPARFEREDLFAWFEQAADGQRSFDRVFASYGTICWLSDLDAWARGIARVLRPDGRFVFMEFHPFAMVFNERWQPFYDYFDKAPVEEDGVGDYVAESGTGLTPGEHETGMVDFRNPHNSYEFYWGVGEVVSALIRAGLTLERMEEFPFANGWRGFEGMRDIGGRRMVPPEGMPRIPLMYGLVARKRP, from the coding sequence ATGCGCAAGGATCTTCACGAGGCGAACCGCCTCTCCTGGAACGCCGCGACCGTCGCGCACAACAGCCACAAGGGCGACCAGGCCGCCTTCTTCCGGAACGGCGGTTCGACGCTCTTTCCGGAGGAGGTTGAACTCCTCGGCGAGATCCGCGGCCTGAGCCTGCTTCACCTGCAATGCAATTCCGGCCAGGACAGCCTGAGCCTCGCGCGGCTCGGCGCCGACGTGACGGGCGTCGACATCTCGGACGAGGCGATCGCCTTCGCCCGCCGCCTGTCGCATGAGAGCGGCATCCCGGCGCGTTTCGAGCGCGAGGACCTGTTCGCGTGGTTCGAGCAGGCGGCCGACGGTCAGCGGTCCTTCGACCGGGTCTTCGCCTCGTACGGGACGATCTGCTGGCTCTCCGACCTCGATGCCTGGGCGCGCGGCATCGCGAGGGTGTTGCGGCCGGACGGGCGGTTCGTGTTCATGGAGTTCCACCCCTTCGCCATGGTGTTCAATGAACGGTGGCAGCCGTTCTACGATTATTTCGACAAGGCGCCGGTGGAGGAGGATGGCGTCGGCGATTATGTGGCGGAGTCGGGCACCGGCCTCACGCCGGGGGAGCACGAGACCGGCATGGTGGATTTCCGCAACCCCCACAACTCGTACGAGTTCTACTGGGGCGTGGGCGAGGTGGTGTCGGCGCTCATCCGTGCCGGGCTGACGCTTGAGAGGATGGAGGAGTTCCCCTTTGCCAACGGGTGGCGCGGTTTCGAAGGCATGCGCGACATCGGCGGACGACGAATGGTCCCGCCGGAGGGCATGCCGCGCATTCCGCTCATGTACGGTCTCGTTGCGAGGAAGCGCCCGTAG
- a CDS encoding Fur family transcriptional regulator: MSDTAETASPAPGHGHDHAHCVADALTRAEALCAERGARLTALRRRVLELVWSGHRPRGAYAILEDLSQQDGKATAPLTVYRALEFLVEQGLVHRIESLNAYVGCPDPGAVHSGQFLVCERCGDADEIDDPGIRAAIQTSAAARGFRIQRPTVEVRGVCKACQET, translated from the coding sequence ATGAGCGACACCGCCGAGACCGCCAGCCCCGCCCCGGGTCATGGACACGACCACGCCCACTGCGTCGCCGACGCGCTGACCCGTGCCGAGGCGCTGTGCGCCGAGCGGGGGGCGCGGCTGACCGCGCTGCGCCGCCGCGTGCTGGAGCTGGTGTGGAGCGGCCACCGCCCCCGCGGCGCCTATGCCATCCTGGAGGATCTCAGCCAGCAGGACGGCAAGGCCACCGCGCCGCTGACCGTCTACCGCGCGCTGGAGTTCCTGGTGGAGCAAGGGCTGGTCCACCGCATCGAATCCCTCAACGCCTATGTCGGATGCCCCGATCCCGGGGCGGTCCATTCCGGCCAGTTCCTGGTCTGCGAACGCTGCGGCGATGCCGACGAGATCGACGATCCCGGCATCCGGGCGGCCATCCAGACCTCCGCCGCCGCACGCGGCTTCCGCATCCAGCGCCCGACCGTCGAGGTCCGCGGCGTCTGCAAAGCCTGTCAGGAGACCTGA
- a CDS encoding cryptochrome/photolyase family protein, which yields MLPPVIVWFRNDLRLADNPALAAAAATGAPVIPLYILEEDPEDPRPLGGASLWWLHGSLERLGTALARTGSPLVLRRGPPAAVLDALLAETGARSVLWNRRYAPAWIARDRRIKETLKTRGIAVHSHNAALLHEPWTVRTKTGGPFRVFTPFWRALQQMPPPPPPTRAPHALPPPAAPVAGDRLADWHLLPTCPDWAGGLRKAWTPGEVSALARLAAFLDGPVARYPEERDRPDRDGTSGLSPHLAFGEIGPRQVWYAARHAADARPELAAGIDAFLREIAWREFNHTLLDAFPDLATRPMDPRFADFPWRDDPAGLKAWQLGRTGYPIVDAGMRQLWQTGWMHNRVRMIVASFLVKDLLLPWQAGEAWFRDTLVDADHANNAGNWQWVAGCGADAAPFFRVFNPVLQGEKFDPDGAYVRRFVPELAGLPARWIHKPWEAPADILRQAGVRLGSDYPRPILDHGAARDRALALYAERKAG from the coding sequence ATGCTGCCGCCGGTCATCGTCTGGTTCCGCAACGACCTCCGCCTCGCCGACAACCCGGCGTTGGCCGCCGCCGCCGCGACCGGCGCCCCGGTCATCCCGCTCTACATCCTGGAGGAGGATCCGGAAGACCCCCGCCCGCTCGGCGGCGCCTCGCTGTGGTGGCTGCATGGCAGCCTGGAGCGGCTGGGGACGGCGCTGGCGCGCACCGGCTCGCCGCTGGTGCTGCGCCGCGGTCCTCCCGCCGCCGTGCTGGACGCCCTGCTGGCGGAGACCGGGGCGCGCAGCGTGCTGTGGAACCGCCGCTATGCCCCGGCCTGGATCGCGCGCGACCGCCGCATCAAGGAGACGCTGAAGACCCGCGGGATCGCCGTCCACAGCCACAACGCCGCCCTGCTGCACGAGCCCTGGACCGTGCGCACGAAGACCGGCGGCCCCTTCCGCGTCTTCACCCCCTTCTGGCGCGCCCTGCAGCAGATGCCGCCACCGCCGCCGCCGACCCGCGCGCCGCATGCGCTGCCCCCGCCGGCCGCCCCGGTGGCCGGCGACCGGCTGGCGGACTGGCACCTGCTGCCGACCTGCCCCGATTGGGCCGGCGGCCTGCGCAAGGCCTGGACGCCCGGCGAGGTCTCCGCGCTCGCCCGGCTTGCCGCCTTCCTCGACGGCCCGGTCGCCCGCTATCCGGAGGAGCGCGACCGCCCCGACCGCGACGGCACCTCCGGCCTCTCCCCCCATCTCGCCTTCGGGGAGATCGGGCCGCGGCAGGTCTGGTACGCCGCCCGCCATGCCGCCGACGCGCGGCCGGAACTGGCGGCCGGCATCGACGCCTTCCTGCGCGAGATCGCGTGGCGGGAGTTCAACCACACCCTGCTCGACGCCTTCCCCGACCTCGCGACCCGGCCGATGGATCCCCGCTTCGCCGACTTTCCCTGGCGAGACGACCCGGCGGGACTGAAGGCCTGGCAGCTCGGCCGCACCGGCTATCCCATCGTCGACGCGGGGATGCGGCAGCTCTGGCAGACCGGCTGGATGCACAACCGGGTGCGGATGATCGTCGCCTCCTTCCTGGTGAAGGACCTGCTGCTGCCATGGCAGGCGGGCGAGGCGTGGTTCCGGGATACGCTGGTCGATGCCGACCACGCCAACAACGCCGGCAACTGGCAGTGGGTGGCCGGCTGCGGCGCCGACGCCGCGCCCTTCTTCCGCGTCTTCAACCCGGTGCTGCAGGGCGAGAAGTTCGACCCCGACGGCGCCTATGTCCGCCGCTTCGTGCCCGAGCTGGCCGGCCTGCCCGCCCGCTGGATCCACAAGCCGTGGGAGGCGCCGGCCGACATCCTGCGGCAGGCCGGGGTGAGGCTGGGCAGCGACTATCCGCGCCCGATCCTCGACCATGGCGCCGCCCGCGACCGGGCGCTGGCGCTCTATGCGGAGCGCAAGGCGGGCTGA
- a CDS encoding ligase-associated DNA damage response DEXH box helicase, translating into MDASQPPLPAPDLIPPNVAAWFRLRGWTPHPHQIAMVEAAAHGNSALLIAPTGGGKTLAGFLPSLIDLAERPREGLHTLYISPLKALAVDIQRNLDTPVAEMRLPIRTETRTGDTPEAKRRRQRTHPPQILMTTPESLALMLSYADSDAIFRGLRCVIVDELHALAGTKRGDLLALGLARLARLAPAARRVGLSATVAEPDALLAWLSRTGRAEGGDVRLVLGRAGADAAVEILETAQRLPWAGHMAMHALPEVYERIRRHRTTLVFVNTRAQAEMVFQELWRLNEDALPIALHHGSLAVEQRRKVEAAMARGELRAVVATSSLDLGIDWAAVDLVVQIGAPKGASRLIQRIGRANHRLDEPSRALLVPANRFEVLECRAALDAVRERTLDGERPRPGGIDVLAQHMLGMACAAPFRPDDLYDEVVTAAPYAGLSRDEFDDVLDFVATGGYALGAYERFHRLTLREDGRMAVAGPAVARQYRMNVGTITQEALLRVRLNRGPVLGEVEEYFIQGLTPGDTFLFAGQLLKFLGVREMEAQVAKGGTGDPKIPAYAGGRLPLTTHLADRVRATLSDPAGWDGLPADVQEWLRLQRWRSVLPPRDGLLVETFPRGGKRFLVAYAFEGRNAHQTLGMLLTRRMERFGLGPLGFVATDYVLAVWSLRSPADMAALFDQDMLGDDLEAWMDESSMLRRTFRNVALITGVIDRRHPGQEKTGRQVTFSSDLIYDVLRKHDPGHVLLRATRADAAGGLTDIRRLSDFLARIRGRILHRDLDRISPLAVPAILEIGRERVDGSATDELLAAAADELVAEAMPEPGERQLFPAQPR; encoded by the coding sequence ATGGATGCCTCCCAGCCACCCCTTCCCGCACCGGACCTGATTCCGCCCAACGTCGCCGCCTGGTTCCGGTTACGCGGCTGGACGCCGCATCCCCACCAGATCGCCATGGTCGAGGCGGCGGCACATGGGAACAGCGCGCTGCTGATCGCACCGACCGGCGGCGGCAAGACGCTGGCCGGCTTCCTGCCCTCGCTGATCGATCTGGCGGAACGCCCGCGCGAAGGGCTGCACACCCTCTACATCTCGCCGCTGAAGGCGCTGGCGGTGGACATCCAGCGCAACCTCGACACGCCCGTGGCGGAGATGCGGCTGCCCATCCGGACGGAGACGCGGACGGGCGACACGCCGGAGGCCAAGCGGCGGCGCCAGCGCACCCACCCGCCGCAGATCCTGATGACGACGCCGGAGAGCCTGGCGCTGATGCTCTCCTACGCCGACAGCGACGCGATCTTCCGCGGGCTGCGCTGCGTGATCGTGGACGAGCTGCACGCCCTGGCCGGGACCAAGCGCGGCGACCTGCTGGCGCTGGGGCTGGCGCGGCTCGCCCGGCTGGCGCCCGCCGCCCGGCGGGTCGGCCTCTCCGCCACGGTGGCGGAGCCGGACGCGCTGCTCGCCTGGCTGTCGCGCACCGGCCGGGCGGAGGGTGGAGACGTCCGCCTTGTGCTCGGCCGCGCCGGTGCGGACGCGGCGGTGGAGATCCTGGAGACGGCGCAGCGGCTTCCCTGGGCCGGCCACATGGCGATGCACGCCCTGCCCGAGGTCTATGAGCGCATCCGGCGGCACCGCACCACCCTGGTCTTCGTCAACACCCGCGCCCAGGCGGAGATGGTCTTCCAGGAGCTGTGGCGCCTCAACGAGGACGCGCTGCCGATCGCGCTCCATCATGGCTCGCTGGCCGTGGAACAGCGCCGCAAGGTGGAGGCGGCGATGGCCCGCGGGGAGCTGCGGGCGGTGGTCGCCACCTCCTCCCTCGACCTCGGCATCGACTGGGCCGCCGTCGATCTGGTGGTGCAGATCGGCGCGCCGAAGGGGGCGAGCCGCCTGATCCAGCGCATCGGCCGGGCCAATCACCGGCTGGACGAGCCGAGCCGGGCCCTGCTGGTCCCCGCCAACCGCTTCGAGGTGCTGGAATGCCGTGCCGCGCTCGACGCGGTGCGGGAACGGACCCTGGACGGCGAGCGGCCCCGGCCCGGCGGCATCGACGTGCTGGCCCAGCACATGCTGGGCATGGCCTGCGCCGCCCCCTTCCGCCCCGACGACCTCTATGACGAGGTGGTCACCGCCGCCCCCTACGCCGGCCTGTCGCGCGACGAGTTCGACGACGTGCTCGACTTCGTCGCGACCGGCGGCTACGCGCTCGGCGCCTACGAGCGCTTCCATCGGCTGACCCTGCGCGAGGACGGGCGCATGGCGGTCGCCGGGCCGGCGGTGGCGCGGCAGTACCGCATGAATGTCGGGACCATCACGCAGGAGGCGCTGCTGCGCGTCCGCCTGAACCGCGGCCCGGTGCTGGGCGAGGTGGAGGAGTATTTCATCCAGGGCCTGACGCCCGGCGACACCTTCCTGTTCGCCGGCCAGCTCCTCAAGTTCCTCGGCGTGCGGGAGATGGAGGCGCAGGTGGCCAAGGGCGGCACCGGCGACCCCAAGATCCCCGCCTATGCCGGCGGCCGCCTGCCGCTGACCACCCATCTCGCCGACCGGGTGCGGGCCACGCTCTCCGACCCCGCCGGCTGGGACGGGCTGCCGGCGGATGTGCAGGAATGGCTGCGGCTGCAGCGCTGGCGCTCCGTCCTGCCGCCGCGCGACGGGCTGCTGGTCGAGACCTTCCCGCGCGGCGGCAAGCGCTTCCTCGTCGCCTATGCCTTCGAGGGGCGCAACGCCCACCAGACGCTCGGCATGCTGCTGACCCGGCGGATGGAGCGGTTCGGGCTGGGGCCGCTGGGCTTCGTCGCCACCGACTATGTGCTGGCGGTATGGTCGCTGCGCTCGCCCGCCGACATGGCGGCGCTGTTCGACCAGGACATGCTGGGCGACGACCTGGAGGCGTGGATGGACGAGTCCTCGATGCTGCGGCGGACCTTCCGCAACGTGGCGCTGATCACCGGCGTCATCGACCGCCGGCATCCGGGGCAGGAGAAGACCGGGCGGCAGGTCACCTTCTCCTCCGACCTGATCTACGACGTGCTGCGCAAGCACGATCCCGGCCATGTGCTGCTGCGGGCGACGCGGGCCGACGCGGCGGGGGGCTTGACCGACATCCGCCGCCTGTCCGACTTCCTCGCGCGCATCCGCGGCCGCATCCTCCACCGCGATCTCGACCGCATCTCGCCGCTCGCCGTCCCCGCCATCCTGGAGATCGGCCGGGAGCGGGTGGACGGCAGCGCCACCGACGAGCTGCTGGCCGCCGCCGCGGACGAGCTGGTCGCCGAGGCCATGCCGGAACCGGGAGAGAGGCAGCTTTTCCCGGCGCAGCCCCGATGA
- a CDS encoding methyl-accepting chemotaxis protein, giving the protein MSWVINATVRTKAVVSFAVILLFTLGLGVFSLGQLSKVNHEAAEIRDNWLPSVRHLGTIRSAFDFYRILEGAHVMSSSPDDMKAEEQTMQTVLQDMEKARRDYQSLLTAGFETEKYKRFSELWEAYLALSQQKLLPVSRKNQTEQASTLYRGEARVAYRAAKKILDELVEFNTKGGNEAAAKGQQVYDSGKLWVFAVIGLAVVISLGAAWLMVATVSRPLQVLTGTMNRLAAHDLSTQVEGAGRGDELGAMARAVQVFKDGLIEAQRLAAEQAAEQAAKLRRAEAVDKLVADFDRVAASALRTVSSAASELDATAKSLVSMAQQTNMQAGAVAAAAEQTSANVQTVATATEEMASSIREIGQQVTNSTRIAGQAVEQAAHTTDTVRGLADAAQRIGEVVNLITNIASQTNLLALNATIEAARAGEAGKGFAVVAGEVKSLASQTAKATDEIAAQIAGIQNATSGAVQAIAGISGTITNINDISTTIAAAIEEQGAATNEIARSVQQAAGGTQEVSNNIGQVTQTAGETGSAASQVMSAAGELARQAESLRHDVEQFLAAIKAA; this is encoded by the coding sequence ATGTCGTGGGTAATCAACGCAACGGTGCGGACCAAAGCTGTCGTCAGCTTTGCCGTCATCCTGCTCTTCACCCTGGGGTTGGGTGTCTTCTCCCTGGGCCAGCTCTCCAAGGTGAACCACGAGGCTGCGGAGATCCGCGACAACTGGCTTCCGAGTGTCCGGCATCTGGGCACGATCCGCAGTGCCTTCGACTTCTATCGCATCCTGGAAGGTGCCCATGTGATGTCCTCGTCGCCCGATGACATGAAGGCGGAGGAGCAGACCATGCAGACCGTCCTGCAGGACATGGAGAAGGCGCGGCGCGACTATCAATCCCTGCTGACCGCCGGGTTCGAGACGGAGAAGTACAAGCGGTTCTCGGAGCTGTGGGAAGCCTATCTGGCGCTGAGCCAGCAGAAGCTGCTTCCGGTGTCCCGTAAGAACCAGACCGAGCAGGCGAGCACGCTCTATCGCGGCGAGGCGCGCGTCGCCTACCGCGCCGCCAAGAAGATCCTGGACGAGCTGGTGGAGTTCAACACCAAGGGGGGCAACGAAGCCGCCGCCAAGGGCCAGCAGGTCTACGACAGCGGCAAGCTGTGGGTCTTCGCCGTCATCGGCCTCGCCGTCGTGATCTCTCTCGGGGCGGCCTGGTTGATGGTCGCCACCGTCTCCCGGCCGCTCCAGGTGCTGACCGGCACGATGAACCGGCTGGCCGCGCACGACCTCTCCACCCAGGTGGAGGGCGCCGGGCGGGGCGACGAGCTGGGCGCGATGGCGCGGGCGGTGCAGGTCTTCAAGGACGGGCTGATCGAGGCGCAGCGGCTGGCGGCCGAGCAGGCGGCCGAGCAGGCGGCCAAGCTGCGGCGGGCGGAGGCGGTGGACAAGCTGGTCGCCGACTTCGACCGGGTGGCGGCCTCGGCGCTGCGCACCGTGTCGTCGGCCGCGTCGGAGCTGGACGCCACGGCCAAGAGCCTGGTGTCGATGGCGCAGCAGACCAACATGCAGGCCGGCGCGGTGGCCGCGGCGGCGGAACAGACCAGCGCCAACGTGCAGACCGTCGCCACCGCGACCGAGGAGATGGCGAGCTCGATCCGCGAGATCGGCCAGCAGGTCACCAACTCCACCCGCATCGCCGGCCAGGCGGTGGAGCAGGCGGCCCACACGACCGACACGGTGCGCGGTCTTGCCGACGCCGCCCAGCGGATCGGCGAGGTGGTGAACCTGATCACCAACATCGCGAGCCAGACCAACCTGCTGGCCCTGAACGCCACGATCGAGGCGGCGCGCGCGGGGGAGGCCGGCAAGGGCTTCGCCGTGGTGGCCGGCGAGGTGAAGTCGCTGGCAAGCCAGACGGCCAAGGCGACCGACGAGATCGCCGCCCAGATCGCCGGCATCCAGAACGCCACCTCGGGCGCGGTGCAGGCGATCGCCGGGATCAGCGGCACCATCACCAACATCAACGACATCTCCACCACCATCGCCGCCGCCATCGAGGAGCAGGGCGCGGCGACCAACGAGATCGCCCGCAGCGTGCAGCAGGCGGCCGGCGGCACCCAGGAGGTCTCCAACAACATCGGTCAGGTGACGCAGACCGCCGGGGAGACCGGCAGCGCCGCCAGCCAGGTGATGTCGGCGGCCGGCGAACTGGCCCGGCAGGCGGAGTCGCTGCGTCACGACGTCGAGCAGTTCCTCGCCGCCATCAAGGCGGCGTAA
- a CDS encoding glycerate kinase type-2 family protein has product MRPCPRELLRRLFDAAVAAAQPALTIPAHLPEPPKGRLVVIGAGKASAAMARAVEDHWPGPLSGLVITRYGYAVPCRRIEIVEAAHPVPDAAGHAATLRLLDRVRGLTSEDTVLCLISGGGSALLALPLDGLTLEDKQAVNRALLASGATISEMNCVRRHLSAVKGGRLAAACHPARVVTLLLSDVPGDNPTDIASGPTVADPTSCADALAILRRYAIAVPPAVREALESGRGESVKPGDPRLAGGEVRMVATPQMALEAAASVARAAGLPVHILGDSIEGEAREVGKVLAGLALQVVRRGQPFAAPCVLLSGGETTVTVRGTGRGGRNVEFLLSLALALNGEPRVHAIAGDTDGVDGLEEIAGALLAPDSLDRARALGIRPPDALADNDGHGFFQALGDSIVTGPTLTNVNDFRAILIT; this is encoded by the coding sequence ATCCGCCCCTGCCCCCGCGAGCTTCTTCGCCGCCTGTTCGACGCCGCGGTGGCGGCGGCCCAGCCGGCGCTGACCATCCCGGCGCATCTGCCCGAGCCGCCGAAGGGCCGGCTGGTGGTGATCGGGGCGGGCAAGGCCTCGGCGGCGATGGCGCGGGCGGTGGAGGACCATTGGCCGGGACCGCTGTCCGGCCTCGTCATCACCCGCTACGGCTACGCGGTCCCCTGCCGGAGGATCGAGATCGTCGAGGCCGCCCACCCGGTGCCCGACGCCGCCGGCCACGCCGCCACGCTGCGGCTGCTCGACCGCGTGCGCGGCCTGACGTCCGAGGACACCGTTCTCTGCCTGATTTCCGGCGGCGGCTCCGCCCTGCTGGCCCTGCCGCTGGACGGGCTGACGCTGGAGGACAAGCAGGCGGTCAACCGCGCCCTGCTCGCCTCCGGCGCCACCATCTCCGAGATGAACTGCGTGCGCCGCCACCTCTCGGCGGTGAAGGGCGGGCGGCTCGCCGCCGCCTGCCACCCGGCGCGGGTGGTCACGCTGCTGCTGTCCGACGTGCCGGGCGACAACCCGACGGACATCGCCTCGGGTCCGACCGTCGCCGACCCGACGAGCTGCGCCGACGCCCTGGCGATCCTCCGGCGCTACGCCATCGCGGTGCCGCCGGCGGTGCGCGAGGCGCTGGAGAGCGGCCGGGGCGAGAGCGTCAAGCCCGGCGACCCGCGGCTGGCCGGCGGCGAGGTCCGCATGGTCGCGACCCCGCAGATGGCGCTGGAGGCGGCGGCCTCGGTCGCCCGCGCGGCCGGGCTGCCGGTCCACATCCTGGGCGACAGCATCGAGGGCGAGGCGCGCGAGGTCGGAAAGGTCCTGGCCGGCCTCGCCCTGCAGGTGGTCCGCCGCGGCCAGCCCTTCGCGGCGCCCTGCGTGCTGCTGTCGGGCGGCGAGACGACGGTGACGGTGCGCGGCACGGGACGGGGCGGGCGGAACGTGGAGTTCCTGCTGTCGCTGGCCCTGGCATTGAACGGCGAGCCGCGCGTCCACGCCATCGCCGGCGACACCGACGGGGTGGACGGGCTGGAGGAGATCGCCGGCGCCCTCCTCGCCCCTGACAGCCTGGACCGCGCCCGCGCGCTCGGCATCCGGCCGCCGGACGCGTTGGCCGACAATGACGGGCACGGTTTTTTCCAGGCGCTGGGCGACAGCATCGTCACCGGCCCGACCCTGACCAACGTCAACGACTTCCGGGCGATCCTCATCACTTGA
- the pdeM gene encoding ligase-associated DNA damage response endonuclease PdeM encodes MLPLPLAGVTLAADPSGAVHWPDQGLIAVADLHLEKGSAFAARGRMLPPYDTRATLDRLAALIDRLRPARVLCLGDSFHDRRAAERMAPADVERLRALTARADWLWITGNHDPEPPAGFGGRIEAEVAIGPLTFRHEAVPGAVGELSGHLHPAAAVSLPPGRRVRDRCFATDGAKLILPAFGSYAGGLNVLDPAVSGLLKRRFEVLLAARGKLYRFPRERLSPDAG; translated from the coding sequence ATGCTTCCCCTCCCCCTCGCCGGCGTGACGCTGGCGGCGGACCCGTCCGGCGCCGTCCATTGGCCGGACCAGGGACTGATCGCCGTGGCCGACCTGCATCTGGAAAAGGGATCGGCCTTCGCCGCGCGCGGCCGGATGCTGCCGCCCTACGACACGCGGGCGACACTCGACCGGCTGGCGGCGCTGATCGACCGGCTGCGGCCGGCGCGGGTCCTCTGCCTCGGCGACAGCTTCCACGACCGGCGGGCGGCCGAGCGGATGGCCCCGGCCGATGTGGAGCGGCTGCGGGCTTTGACCGCGCGGGCCGACTGGCTGTGGATCACCGGCAACCATGATCCGGAGCCGCCGGCCGGCTTCGGCGGCCGGATCGAGGCCGAGGTCGCCATCGGCCCGCTGACCTTCCGGCACGAGGCGGTTCCGGGCGCCGTGGGGGAACTGTCCGGCCACCTGCACCCCGCCGCCGCGGTCAGCCTGCCGCCCGGCCGGCGGGTGCGCGACCGCTGCTTCGCCACCGATGGCGCCAAGCTGATCCTGCCGGCCTTCGGCAGCTATGCCGGCGGGCTGAACGTGCTGGACCCGGCGGTGTCCGGCCTGCTCAAGCGGCGGTTCGAGGTCCTGCTGGCCGCCCGCGGCAAGCTCTACCGCTTCCCGCGCGAGCGGCTGTCGCCCGATGCCGGCTGA